The Paenibacillus sp. MBLB1832 genome has a window encoding:
- a CDS encoding SIR2 family protein yields MSYDNYIEELTNDISLCIENMGCQPILFVGSGLSKRYFNGPNWEQLLKEMAALCPRIEADFVYYKQTYRELVTIGKIFSDEFREWAWRDGKSSFPEELFSENAPSDIYIKHKIAEYFGAITPKRLEDITNEQVLREIKLLQEIIPHALITTNYDPFLEIVFPEYTPIIGQKILRTNHASIGEILKIHGCITKPDSLVLTTDDYENFGVKKKYLSAKLLTYFAEHPLLFIGYSAEDSNIKSILSDIDEIISTNNELIPNIYLLEWDKDIEQKALPSREKLVSIDSHRSIRVKSIVADSFEWVFKAFGSQGQLEKVNPKILRSLLSRTYDMVRYDIPKKTVEVNYQALENALNNEGELAKLYGFTTVSDPTALNANYPYNLTQIGECLGYNHWNPANQLLEKIKMEKGVNIKSSDNKYHIRVKIGKSYFSKYSESTIPILKAVKEGQPYSIEI; encoded by the coding sequence ATGTCCTACGATAATTACATAGAAGAATTAACAAACGATATTTCACTTTGTATAGAAAACATGGGTTGCCAGCCAATTTTGTTTGTGGGTTCAGGTCTTTCGAAGAGATATTTTAATGGTCCCAATTGGGAACAACTACTGAAGGAAATGGCTGCTCTTTGTCCTAGAATCGAAGCTGATTTCGTTTATTACAAACAGACATATAGAGAACTTGTCACAATAGGTAAAATATTCTCTGATGAGTTTCGAGAGTGGGCATGGAGGGATGGGAAGTCTTCGTTTCCAGAGGAATTATTTTCAGAAAATGCTCCTTCAGATATTTATATTAAACATAAAATAGCGGAATACTTTGGGGCAATTACACCCAAAAGATTAGAGGACATAACAAATGAACAAGTATTGAGGGAAATTAAATTATTACAAGAGATTATACCTCATGCACTTATTACCACCAATTATGACCCTTTTCTAGAAATAGTTTTTCCAGAGTATACCCCAATAATTGGTCAAAAAATTTTACGAACAAATCACGCTTCAATTGGAGAAATTTTAAAAATCCATGGTTGTATAACTAAGCCAGATAGTTTAGTGCTTACAACAGACGATTACGAGAATTTTGGTGTTAAAAAGAAGTATCTGAGTGCTAAGTTGCTCACATACTTTGCGGAGCATCCTTTATTGTTTATTGGATATAGCGCTGAAGATAGTAATATTAAAAGTATTCTTTCTGATATTGACGAAATAATATCTACAAACAACGAATTGATACCGAACATATACTTACTTGAATGGGATAAAGATATAGAACAAAAAGCATTACCTTCTAGGGAAAAACTCGTTTCAATTGATTCTCATAGAAGCATAAGAGTGAAAAGTATTGTAGCTGATTCATTTGAATGGGTATTCAAAGCTTTTGGTTCACAAGGACAGCTTGAAAAAGTTAATCCCAAGATTTTGAGATCTTTGCTGTCTAGAACTTACGATATGGTTAGATATGATATACCTAAGAAAACAGTCGAAGTTAACTATCAGGCATTAGAGAATGCACTGAACAATGAAGGTGAATTGGCGAAGTTATATGGCTTTACAACTGTGTCAGACCCAACCGCATTAAATGCAAATTACCCATACAACCTGACTCAGATTGGAGAATGTTTAGGTTACAATCACTGGAATCCAGCGAACCAATTGCTGGAGAAGATCAAGATGGAAAAAGGGGTCAATATTAAATCTAGTGATAATAAGTATCACATTCGAGTCAAAATAGGGAAGTCTTACTTTAGTAAGTACTCGGAATCGACTATTCCAATTCTTAAAGCGGTAAAAGAAGGACAACCATATTCAATTGAAATTTAA
- a CDS encoding DUF2953 domain-containing protein: protein MLLWVGVAAVVIAIAVIVVLCSFVRGEFYFSRVKDNDTLSVEVRGLFGLIRYRYVIPIIQFKGFAQGIMIKSETIRKSSNELKDETRDHITKDRVIAFYKQAKDVLVHTMNLYGWMKMTLAKVECTDLKWITRVGVGDAPETAITTGAIWGIKSSLLGFTIRYVNLVAKPRIDVIPQYNEKQFATEFRFAGRIRVWYAVTAGVRLMYRALKVKGGIRTWIQFVLKARARFKPAA, encoded by the coding sequence GTGTTGTTATGGGTAGGAGTGGCCGCTGTGGTCATCGCAATCGCTGTCATTGTTGTTTTATGCAGCTTCGTTCGGGGAGAGTTTTACTTCTCAAGGGTTAAAGATAATGACACCCTCTCGGTTGAAGTACGGGGGCTTTTCGGTCTTATCCGTTATCGGTACGTCATTCCGATTATTCAATTCAAAGGCTTTGCTCAAGGGATTATGATTAAATCAGAGACGATTCGTAAATCCAGCAATGAATTGAAAGACGAAACGCGAGATCATATTACGAAGGATCGTGTGATAGCCTTTTATAAACAAGCGAAAGATGTTCTCGTGCACACCATGAATTTATATGGCTGGATGAAAATGACTCTGGCTAAAGTGGAGTGTACGGATTTGAAATGGATTACGCGCGTTGGTGTAGGCGACGCGCCTGAAACGGCGATAACAACTGGGGCTATCTGGGGAATTAAGTCATCCCTGCTCGGCTTTACGATCCGCTATGTAAATCTGGTCGCAAAGCCTAGAATTGATGTGATTCCGCAATATAATGAGAAGCAATTTGCAACGGAGTTTCGGTTTGCTGGACGTATACGAGTATGGTATGCCGTGACAGCGGGAGTTAGATTAATGTACCGCGCGTTAAAAGTGAAAGGCGGCATCCGCACTTGGATCCAATTTGTACTTAAAGCGAGAGCGAGATTTAAACCAGCTGCTTGA